One Paenibacillus sp. FSL H7-0737 DNA segment encodes these proteins:
- a CDS encoding NAD-dependent epimerase/dehydratase family protein, with protein MRKILMLGGTRFFGKRLVERLLQDSVNDVTILTRGETSDSFGDHVHRIHADRFQANELAQAVGDTLWDVVFDNICYSPDEADQARRIFDGKTKRYILTSSLSVYDFSEEALTEDIFDPETYPIRHGGRNDFTYQEGKRLAEAVFMQQATFPVAAVRFPIVLGIDDYTRRLHFHIEHVRNELPIGIPNPEAHISFIRSDEAADFLYWLGCSSTMTGPFNACSDGTVRIKDILTMIEEETEKHAIIQKQTADEHMSPFGIEQSWFMDTTKARSAGYKFLNLKNWLPELVSSLNKTYEE; from the coding sequence ATGAGGAAAATTCTTATGTTAGGCGGCACGCGCTTTTTTGGAAAAAGGTTAGTTGAACGATTGCTACAAGATTCCGTAAACGACGTAACAATACTTACACGCGGGGAGACTAGCGATTCCTTTGGAGATCACGTTCACCGGATCCATGCGGACCGTTTCCAAGCAAACGAGCTCGCTCAGGCGGTAGGAGATACACTATGGGATGTTGTGTTCGATAATATTTGTTATTCACCGGACGAAGCGGATCAGGCACGCCGGATTTTTGATGGTAAAACGAAACGGTATATCCTCACCTCAAGTTTATCCGTCTATGATTTCAGCGAAGAAGCGCTGACCGAGGACATTTTCGATCCTGAAACTTACCCTATCCGCCACGGAGGGCGAAATGATTTCACCTATCAAGAGGGAAAAAGACTGGCGGAAGCCGTCTTCATGCAGCAGGCTACCTTTCCAGTCGCTGCGGTTCGCTTTCCAATTGTGCTGGGCATAGATGATTATACGCGAAGACTTCATTTTCATATTGAGCATGTCCGTAATGAGTTGCCGATTGGTATACCGAATCCCGAAGCACATATCTCCTTTATCCGTTCGGATGAAGCTGCTGATTTCCTATATTGGCTAGGCTGTAGCTCTACTATGACAGGACCGTTCAACGCTTGCTCAGACGGTACGGTTAGAATTAAGGATATTCTCACAATGATTGAAGAAGAAACAGAGAAACACGCCATCATCCAGAAGCAAACCGCAGACGAGCATATGTCACCCTTCGGAATTGAACAATCCTGGTTTATGGATACGACAAAAGCCCGGTCGGCGGGATACAAGTTTCTCAATCTAAAGAACTGGCTCCCAGAGCTAGTTAGCTCTCTGAACAAAACCTACGAGGAATAA
- a CDS encoding RNA polymerase sigma factor, translating to MISLEKLSAVHEPDENHTTSLQMALKRYCLALTQSPWEAEDLAQDTWVKALGYMRTSKHSKEMNEHNQMNDTGQLNDTSKMNNTGQLKNSDLTSSTNRTTLTNHPNPEALLLRIARNTWIDIMRRKATLSRVLEMDHSRTEEAAGNGLFEIEAAFQALQKHLSPLQQAVFLLRDVFEHSGIEAAEILETTEGAVKAALHRARQALPAVRQELLQSDGPSILQDTELQIALNRLASAYEQGQIAELIELVLADESQDTVMAVSSQNFQSFQIVQPFQSGGFSSMGWNYSEPGMRMVA from the coding sequence GTGATCAGCCTTGAGAAGCTTAGCGCCGTCCATGAACCGGATGAGAATCATACCACGTCTTTGCAAATGGCCCTGAAGCGGTATTGCCTTGCACTGACACAATCCCCGTGGGAAGCCGAAGATTTGGCTCAGGATACGTGGGTCAAAGCACTGGGCTATATGAGGACTTCCAAACATTCGAAGGAAATGAATGAACACAACCAAATGAACGATACTGGTCAACTGAACGATACAAGCAAAATGAACAATACAGGTCAACTGAAAAATTCAGATCTTACTAGTAGTACAAATCGTACAACGCTAACGAATCACCCCAATCCCGAAGCACTGCTCCTGCGGATTGCCAGAAATACCTGGATAGATATTATGCGGCGAAAAGCGACGTTATCACGGGTGCTGGAAATGGATCATTCGCGGACAGAGGAAGCCGCAGGTAACGGCTTATTTGAGATTGAGGCTGCTTTTCAAGCCTTACAAAAGCATCTGTCCCCGCTTCAGCAAGCGGTCTTCCTGCTCCGCGATGTATTCGAGCACTCCGGTATCGAAGCTGCCGAAATCCTCGAAACCACGGAAGGAGCGGTTAAAGCCGCTCTGCATCGAGCTCGGCAAGCCCTTCCTGCAGTCAGACAAGAGCTTCTTCAATCTGACGGTCCTTCCATACTGCAGGATACGGAATTACAGATTGCCTTGAATCGTCTTGCATCCGCCTATGAACAAGGACAAATCGCGGAGTTGATTGAGCTTGTCCTTGCAGATGAAAGTCAAGACACTGTAATGGCCGTGTCCAGCCAAAACTTCCAGAGCTTCCAAATCGTTCAACCTTTCCAATCTGGCGGATTCAGCTCTATGGGCTGGAACTATTCCGAGCCAGGAATGCGGATGGTGGCTTAG
- the clpP gene encoding ATP-dependent Clp endopeptidase proteolytic subunit ClpP has protein sequence MAYIPYVIEQTNQGERSYDIYSRLLKDRIVFVGAEIEDQLANSVVAQLLFLSAEDPDKDIHMYINSPGGSVTAGLSIYDTMQLIKPQVNTICTGMAASFGSLLLLAGAKGKRYALPNSEIMIHQPHGGAQGQASDIAIRAKRILKLREVLVQITADRTGQTVEKVQQDMDRDYFMSAEEAVEYGIIDKVITNL, from the coding sequence ATGGCGTACATTCCTTATGTCATTGAACAAACGAATCAAGGGGAAAGATCCTACGATATTTATTCGCGGCTCTTAAAGGACCGAATTGTGTTTGTAGGGGCGGAGATTGAGGATCAATTAGCGAATAGTGTTGTTGCCCAATTGCTGTTCTTATCAGCTGAGGATCCAGATAAAGATATACACATGTATATCAATAGTCCAGGGGGCTCCGTAACAGCGGGATTAAGTATTTATGACACAATGCAGCTCATTAAACCGCAAGTAAATACGATCTGCACAGGTATGGCGGCTTCCTTTGGTTCACTTCTATTGTTAGCTGGGGCTAAAGGTAAACGTTATGCGCTGCCGAATAGTGAGATTATGATTCACCAGCCACATGGTGGTGCGCAGGGGCAGGCCAGTGATATTGCGATTAGAGCCAAACGTATTTTGAAGCTACGGGAAGTGCTTGTCCAGATTACAGCGGACCGAACCGGACAGACGGTGGAGAAGGTACAACAAGACATGGATCGGGATTATTTCATGTCAGCCGAGGAAGCAGTGGAGTACGGGATTATCGACAAAGTTATCACAAATCTGTAA
- a CDS encoding LacI family DNA-binding transcriptional regulator: MKVKIKDIAKMADVSIATVSRVVNNSKPVNEEVRKRVLEAMKQMNYRPNVIGSDAGKSDTPLIGVIIPQNSNTVLDDFNIGIRDLAELYGYDVLVGLTDGSVNSELHYLNLFHHMGTEGYIYVGSVPSKEHLEIIQKSGSPCVLVGEQSQIDSIPSVHLDNVTASYEAVTYLIQKGHRSIGMIRVSGDNAVGGDRYRGYQQALLDAGITLREEWVVESGMAVEDGSDAMHRIKDSGELPTAVFCSTDWIAVGAMNFLIDNGIRVPEDVAVFGFDNSFIASVVRPKLSSVEYSGTEIGMTATRTLIKLIKGETGIQHHANVAHYLAIRESTG, from the coding sequence TTGAAGGTAAAAATTAAAGATATAGCCAAAATGGCTGACGTTTCAATAGCTACCGTATCAAGGGTTGTCAATAACAGCAAACCGGTAAACGAGGAAGTTCGTAAGCGTGTATTGGAAGCCATGAAACAAATGAATTACCGTCCTAATGTCATCGGTTCAGATGCAGGTAAATCGGATACACCTCTGATTGGTGTCATTATTCCGCAGAACAGTAATACCGTGCTTGATGATTTCAATATTGGCATACGTGATCTCGCCGAGCTATATGGTTATGATGTTTTGGTCGGGTTAACAGACGGAAGTGTTAATAGTGAACTTCATTATTTGAACTTATTTCACCATATGGGGACTGAGGGTTATATATATGTAGGCTCGGTTCCGAGTAAAGAGCATTTGGAGATTATCCAGAAATCCGGGTCACCTTGCGTGTTAGTTGGAGAACAATCTCAGATTGATTCGATCCCTTCTGTCCATCTGGATAATGTTACCGCCTCCTATGAAGCCGTTACTTATCTGATTCAAAAAGGACATAGAAGTATCGGCATGATCCGGGTATCTGGAGATAATGCAGTGGGTGGCGATCGATATCGCGGCTATCAACAAGCGCTTTTGGATGCAGGCATTACCTTAAGAGAAGAATGGGTAGTAGAAAGTGGAATGGCCGTAGAAGATGGAAGTGACGCTATGCACCGGATTAAGGATAGCGGGGAGCTACCTACTGCGGTTTTTTGCTCCACAGATTGGATAGCTGTAGGGGCGATGAATTTTCTGATCGATAACGGTATTCGGGTGCCAGAGGATGTTGCGGTGTTCGGATTCGATAATAGCTTTATCGCTTCTGTCGTTCGTCCCAAGCTGTCCTCGGTGGAATACTCTGGAACGGAGATTGGAATGACTGCTACCCGAACTTTAATCAAGCTGATTAAAGGGGAGACTGGTATTCAGCATCATGCAAATGTAGCTCATTATTTGGCGATTCGTGAAAGTACGGGTTAG
- a CDS encoding glycoside hydrolase family 13 protein, with translation MNRTWWKEATAYQIYPRSFMDSNGDGVGDLQGVISKLDYLQDLGINVIWICPIYKSPNDDNGYDISDYQDIMAEFGSMADFDQLLSEVHARGMKLILDLVINHTSDEHPWFVEARSSKENAKRDYYIWRDPKDGKEPNNWESIFSGSIWEFDPATEQYFMHVFSKRQPDLNWENPEVRQELYGMVNWWLDKGIDGFRVDAISHIKKIPGLPDLPNPDNLPFVSSGAGHMNREGIHDFLQELKQETFDRYDIMTVGEASGVSVDQAEMWVGEEQGKFNMIFQFEHLALWNKSVTGGLDVLQLKSALSRWQKGLEGRGWNALFIENHDQPRSVSTWGNDGEYWKTSAKSLATMYFLMQGTPFIYQGQEIGMTNVRFDSMDDYDDVAMKNLYRLETEAGKSHEEVMEVIWKNGRDNSRTPMQWDDSENAGFSSGKPWMKVNPNFTEINVERAKQDPDSIYHHYKKLIALRAANPITVYGTYDLILPEDERIYAYTRTLGNEKLLVMSNLTSEEALFDLPFDLEFDSSELLLNNYEVDPAEKIETVALRPYESRVYMLVNAPVEQEAIRESVPATTV, from the coding sequence TTGAACAGAACATGGTGGAAAGAAGCCACAGCGTATCAAATTTACCCACGGAGCTTTATGGACAGCAATGGCGATGGTGTTGGAGATCTGCAGGGAGTCATCTCAAAACTTGATTATTTACAGGACCTTGGCATCAATGTCATTTGGATTTGTCCTATTTATAAATCCCCGAACGATGATAATGGATATGATATTTCAGATTACCAGGATATTATGGCGGAGTTCGGCAGTATGGCCGATTTCGATCAGCTATTAAGCGAGGTTCATGCACGGGGCATGAAGCTGATTCTGGATCTTGTCATTAACCATACTTCAGACGAACACCCTTGGTTTGTTGAAGCGCGTTCAAGCAAGGAGAATGCTAAACGTGATTATTATATTTGGAGAGATCCTAAGGACGGAAAGGAACCGAATAACTGGGAGAGTATTTTCAGCGGTTCGATCTGGGAGTTTGACCCTGCTACAGAGCAATATTTCATGCATGTATTCTCCAAAAGACAGCCTGACCTCAACTGGGAGAATCCTGAAGTACGTCAGGAATTATACGGTATGGTTAATTGGTGGCTGGATAAAGGGATCGACGGCTTCCGAGTGGATGCTATTTCACATATCAAGAAAATCCCAGGTCTTCCTGATCTGCCAAATCCAGATAATCTTCCGTTCGTTTCGTCCGGCGCGGGTCATATGAATCGGGAAGGAATTCACGATTTTCTTCAGGAGCTGAAACAGGAAACATTTGATCGTTATGACATTATGACCGTTGGTGAAGCGAGTGGTGTTAGTGTCGATCAAGCGGAAATGTGGGTAGGCGAGGAGCAGGGCAAATTCAATATGATTTTTCAATTCGAGCATTTAGCTCTTTGGAATAAGAGTGTTACGGGTGGCTTGGATGTTCTGCAGCTGAAATCAGCACTTTCCCGCTGGCAAAAAGGTCTTGAGGGTAGAGGCTGGAATGCATTATTTATCGAGAATCATGACCAACCACGTTCAGTTTCCACTTGGGGAAATGATGGCGAGTATTGGAAGACATCGGCCAAATCGCTGGCTACAATGTATTTCCTAATGCAAGGAACACCGTTTATTTATCAAGGTCAAGAAATTGGGATGACTAATGTACGATTTGATTCCATGGATGATTATGATGATGTGGCGATGAAGAACCTGTATCGTTTAGAGACAGAAGCCGGAAAATCACATGAAGAAGTCATGGAGGTTATCTGGAAGAACGGTCGGGACAATTCTAGAACGCCAATGCAATGGGATGACTCTGAGAACGCTGGTTTCAGTAGCGGCAAGCCTTGGATGAAGGTCAATCCTAATTTCACGGAGATCAATGTGGAGCGTGCGAAGCAGGACCCTGATTCCATCTATCATCATTATAAAAAGCTAATCGCACTTCGGGCCGCTAATCCTATTACCGTTTATGGAACCTATGATTTGATCCTGCCTGAAGATGAACGAATCTACGCTTATACTCGTACACTTGGCAATGAGAAATTGCTGGTCATGTCAAACCTGACTTCAGAGGAAGCGCTGTTCGACCTTCCGTTTGATTTGGAATTTGACTCCAGTGAGTTGCTGTTGAATAACTATGAAGTTGACCCTGCCGAGAAGATCGAGACAGTGGCATTACGCCCTTACGAATCTCGTGTGTATATGCTGGTTAACGCACCTGTAGAGCAAGAGGCAATTCGTGAGAGTGTGCCTGCAACAACGGTTTAA
- a CDS encoding LTA synthase family protein: MKKDFQIKNKPFLIFSFILLLKCAVAWFVVFSDGPNWSMLLTEIPFFFIVFGLIEWMASKRKFLYYMIANLLISVIYFAVLMYYKYYGVIATYHALQQADKVTKVGESTYSLLDPYYLFIFVDIVVFMFFMFRPKYIAIWKDRGMNRRMNRTALLGIISVSLAICVFNIWPNHASMNENKKAERMGILNYEVYTIFADTTEKKEMIDSKEITQQSVDATKGITEPVSPKYWAAAQGKNLIVVQMESFQNFLLGLSIDGQEVTPNLNKLISSEHYFNNFYTNAGQGTTSDAEFVVNTSLYVPHHEVATSSNYMTKELPSLPKLMKANGYNTATFHTNSVEFWNRKTLYKVLGFDKYYDQSFYGDDDHIAFGSSDEVLYAKTVPELVKMDAEDDPFYAMVISMSAHHPYKMPESKFKMTLPKRYEGTLVGDYILAQNYADYAMGQFLDELKSSGLWDDSVIVFYGDHQGVSLYSLDGNEKSLMEEMVGHEYGYTDMFNVPFIVHAPGIDQPTVYTQTGGQIDILPTVANLLGISMKDQLHFGEDLMNQQTNLLPVRHFLPTGSFINDTSLYLTGVDYDDGNNYNLIDGSETEGGSTQAQFDAVQRLLNMSNSYILQRPDLSSTDDGEQSK, encoded by the coding sequence GTGAAAAAAGATTTTCAAATAAAAAACAAGCCCTTTCTAATTTTTAGCTTTATCCTGCTCTTAAAATGCGCAGTGGCCTGGTTCGTAGTATTTAGTGACGGCCCTAATTGGAGCATGCTGCTCACAGAGATCCCGTTCTTCTTTATCGTCTTTGGACTCATTGAATGGATGGCTTCCAAACGGAAGTTTCTGTATTACATGATTGCGAACTTATTAATTTCAGTGATTTATTTTGCCGTCCTGATGTATTACAAATATTACGGCGTAATTGCTACTTACCATGCTTTGCAACAGGCAGATAAGGTAACCAAGGTCGGAGAAAGCACATACTCCTTGCTGGATCCATACTATTTGTTCATTTTTGTGGATATTGTAGTCTTCATGTTCTTCATGTTCCGTCCCAAATATATTGCGATCTGGAAAGATAGAGGCATGAACCGGCGTATGAACCGAACTGCCTTGCTTGGGATCATCAGTGTTTCACTTGCGATCTGTGTCTTTAATATTTGGCCGAATCATGCCAGTATGAACGAGAACAAAAAGGCAGAGCGTATGGGGATTCTCAATTACGAGGTATATACCATTTTTGCCGACACCACAGAAAAGAAAGAAATGATCGACAGCAAAGAAATTACGCAGCAGTCTGTGGACGCTACAAAGGGAATTACGGAGCCAGTCTCACCAAAGTATTGGGCAGCGGCTCAAGGTAAAAATCTCATTGTAGTGCAAATGGAATCTTTTCAGAATTTCCTGCTCGGCTTAAGCATTGACGGACAGGAAGTAACTCCCAATCTAAATAAACTTATTTCAAGCGAACATTATTTCAATAACTTCTATACAAATGCGGGGCAAGGAACAACATCGGATGCTGAGTTTGTAGTGAACACCTCTCTATATGTTCCTCATCACGAAGTAGCCACTTCGTCCAACTATATGACTAAGGAACTTCCAAGTCTGCCTAAGCTGATGAAAGCTAATGGATATAACACGGCCACCTTTCACACCAATAGCGTAGAATTCTGGAACCGCAAAACCTTATACAAGGTGCTAGGCTTTGATAAATACTACGATCAGTCATTCTATGGAGATGATGATCATATCGCATTTGGATCTTCCGATGAGGTGCTGTATGCCAAGACCGTTCCTGAATTAGTCAAAATGGATGCGGAAGACGATCCTTTTTACGCGATGGTCATTTCTATGAGCGCTCATCACCCTTATAAAATGCCAGAATCTAAATTTAAAATGACGTTGCCTAAACGGTACGAAGGGACCTTAGTCGGCGACTATATTTTAGCCCAAAATTATGCGGATTACGCCATGGGACAATTTCTAGACGAACTGAAGTCCAGCGGGTTATGGGACGATAGCGTGATTGTCTTCTACGGAGATCATCAAGGTGTATCCCTGTATTCCCTTGACGGCAATGAGAAATCATTAATGGAGGAAATGGTCGGACACGAGTATGGATATACCGATATGTTCAACGTTCCTTTCATAGTTCATGCCCCGGGCATAGACCAACCTACTGTGTATACCCAAACTGGCGGTCAGATTGACATCTTACCAACCGTAGCTAATCTGTTAGGGATTTCTATGAAGGACCAGCTCCACTTCGGAGAAGATCTGATGAATCAACAGACCAATCTGCTACCTGTTAGACATTTTCTTCCTACTGGTTCTTTTATTAATGACACAAGCTTGTACTTGACTGGTGTTGATTACGATGATGGAAATAACTATAACCTAATCGACGGCTCTGAAACTGAGGGCGGCTCAACACAAGCGCAATTTGATGCCGTTCAGCGGCTCCTGAATATGTCTAATAGTTATATTCTGCAACGGCCGGATTTATCTTCTACGGATGATGGCGAACAGAGTAAATAA
- a CDS encoding stalk domain-containing protein, with protein sequence MGRQISSIKIQIRRIGIVVVGAAIILATASPLIVKADSVVNFPDEKKLLSGITGLDAGDRSAYAITADGTAWAWGGGYGSIGNGATTPAYTPVKMRIDHVKQVSGGYRHNLMLKDDGTVWAVGGNEHGQLGTGAQSSTVLVEPVQVKGLTDVISVSAGDTHSLALRKDGTVWAWGGNEQGELGDNSGKNGLTPVQVKGLPSILAIAAGSNNSVALGNGGEVWVWGSSKTRGIKKDAVLKPTLLKGGGEYRAVDTDGWSGVALRWDGTVWLWNNYTDMNPGGTLQPIQIPGLTDVVSMTTDSAVKADGTVWQWTVGDKNKMNVKQISGIQNAVSITSGNRNHYVLLKDGHVLAWGTNEFGQTGLGVRDFMIDTPQPVKKSIEVLLNNSKMDLTMPPLLLNNSTYVPLRGIFQQMGVDVRWDVPSRSVIAVKESTSTTLILNSVNGQTTVNGKVIATDQKPVFINDSVYVPLRLVSEMLGAKVEWDAEAYAVQIHSNQ encoded by the coding sequence GTGGGAAGACAAATTTCAAGCATTAAAATTCAGATAAGACGAATAGGTATTGTAGTTGTTGGGGCAGCTATTATCCTAGCTACAGCCTCACCATTAATAGTAAAAGCGGACAGTGTTGTAAATTTCCCGGATGAAAAGAAGTTATTGTCTGGCATCACAGGGCTGGATGCGGGGGATAGGAGCGCTTATGCCATCACTGCGGATGGAACAGCCTGGGCTTGGGGGGGGGGATACGGTTCTATTGGTAATGGGGCAACCACGCCAGCGTATACTCCAGTCAAAATGCGCATCGATCATGTTAAGCAAGTTTCAGGTGGCTACCGTCATAATTTGATGTTGAAAGACGATGGAACAGTGTGGGCAGTAGGGGGGAACGAACATGGACAACTTGGCACTGGAGCGCAGTCCTCGACAGTCCTTGTAGAGCCGGTTCAAGTGAAGGGGCTAACGGATGTGATTTCTGTTTCAGCAGGAGACACACATAGCTTAGCGCTTCGAAAAGACGGAACGGTATGGGCGTGGGGAGGCAATGAGCAAGGAGAACTCGGTGATAATTCGGGGAAAAACGGGCTAACACCGGTGCAGGTGAAAGGACTACCCTCCATTTTAGCTATAGCTGCAGGATCGAATAATTCAGTGGCACTTGGGAACGGCGGAGAGGTGTGGGTATGGGGCTCATCTAAAACTAGAGGCATTAAAAAGGATGCGGTTCTAAAGCCTACCCTACTTAAAGGCGGCGGGGAGTACAGAGCTGTTGATACTGATGGGTGGAGTGGAGTAGCTTTGAGATGGGATGGTACCGTTTGGTTATGGAATAATTACACAGATATGAATCCGGGTGGAACTTTACAGCCGATTCAGATTCCAGGACTCACTGATGTCGTATCGATGACAACGGACTCTGCAGTAAAAGCCGATGGGACCGTATGGCAGTGGACAGTTGGCGATAAGAATAAGATGAATGTTAAGCAGATTAGTGGTATTCAAAATGCAGTTTCGATTACCAGCGGGAACAGAAATCATTATGTGCTCTTAAAAGACGGTCATGTTCTTGCATGGGGAACGAATGAATTTGGACAGACTGGGTTGGGGGTTAGAGATTTTATGATTGACACGCCTCAGCCCGTGAAGAAATCGATAGAGGTCCTGTTGAACAATAGTAAAATGGATCTGACCATGCCTCCTTTACTGCTCAACAATTCTACTTACGTTCCTTTAAGAGGAATATTTCAGCAAATGGGAGTGGATGTACGTTGGGACGTTCCATCGAGATCAGTTATTGCCGTGAAGGAATCTACCTCTACTACGCTGATCTTAAATTCGGTTAATGGACAAACGACAGTGAATGGAAAAGTGATAGCCACAGATCAAAAGCCAGTCTTTATTAATGATAGTGTATATGTACCTTTAAGACTGGTGAGTGAAATGTTAGGCGCTAAGGTAGAATGGGATGCCGAAGCTTATGCTGTTCAAATTCATTCAAACCAATAA
- a CDS encoding saccharopine dehydrogenase family protein, which produces MGKALIIGAGGVSSVVVHKCCQNPDVFEEICIASRTVAKCDALKDKLAGGRTKISTAQVDADNTDEVIELIKSFEPDVVINVALPYQDLTIMDACLATGVHYVDTANYEPQDTAKFEYSWQWAYKERFEKAGLTALLGSGFDPGVTGVFTAYAQKHYFDEIHTIDIVDANAGDHGYPFATNFNPEINIREITANGRYFENGEWIETAPLSEKKVYDLPEIGPKDIYLLYHEELESLAVNIKGVKKIRFWMTFSQNYLTHLKVLENVGMTSIEPIMYEGKEIVPLQFLKAILPDPASLGPRTKGKTNIGCIIQGTKDGKPKTYYVYNVCDHEECYAEVGSQAISYTTGVPAMIGAMLIIKGIWKKPGVFNVEEFDPDPFMEALNKHGLPWQEDFSPTLLD; this is translated from the coding sequence TTGGGAAAAGCGTTAATTATTGGCGCTGGCGGTGTTTCCAGTGTTGTTGTTCACAAATGCTGCCAGAACCCGGATGTATTTGAAGAGATCTGCATAGCTAGCAGAACTGTCGCGAAATGTGACGCTCTGAAAGATAAATTAGCCGGAGGCCGCACGAAGATTTCTACTGCTCAGGTCGATGCAGATAATACGGACGAAGTCATTGAACTGATCAAGAGCTTTGAGCCGGATGTCGTTATTAATGTCGCTCTCCCATATCAGGACCTGACAATCATGGATGCGTGCCTGGCAACAGGAGTGCATTATGTGGATACTGCCAATTATGAACCACAAGATACAGCGAAATTTGAATACTCTTGGCAGTGGGCTTACAAAGAAAGATTCGAAAAAGCAGGCCTTACCGCGTTGCTTGGTAGTGGATTTGATCCAGGTGTAACGGGCGTGTTCACAGCTTACGCTCAAAAGCACTATTTTGATGAGATTCATACCATTGATATTGTAGACGCCAATGCTGGTGATCACGGATATCCATTTGCAACAAACTTTAATCCTGAAATCAATATTCGTGAAATTACAGCCAATGGCCGCTATTTCGAGAATGGCGAGTGGATTGAAACTGCACCGCTTTCCGAGAAAAAAGTATACGATCTTCCGGAAATTGGACCAAAAGATATTTATCTTTTGTATCATGAAGAATTAGAGTCTTTGGCCGTTAACATCAAGGGTGTAAAGAAGATCCGTTTCTGGATGACCTTCTCGCAGAATTACCTGACTCACTTGAAAGTGCTTGAGAATGTGGGCATGACTTCTATCGAGCCTATCATGTATGAAGGAAAAGAGATCGTTCCTCTGCAATTCTTGAAGGCTATTTTACCGGACCCAGCTTCTTTGGGACCAAGAACAAAAGGCAAAACGAACATTGGATGTATCATCCAAGGAACTAAAGACGGAAAGCCAAAAACTTATTATGTATACAATGTTTGCGATCATGAAGAGTGCTATGCAGAGGTTGGCTCCCAAGCCATTTCCTACACTACAGGCGTTCCTGCAATGATCGGAGCGATGTTAATTATAAAAGGTATCTGGAAGAAGCCGGGCGTATTCAACGTTGAAGAGTTCGATCCAGATCCATTCATGGAAGCTTTAAATAAACATGGTCTGCCTTGGCAAGAAGATTTCTCGCCAACGCTGTTAGACTAA